The sequence ATACTTTCCTTCTTTATCATTATTAAATAAGAAAAAGCTTATTTGAGTAAGTTTttcaatctctttttttattaaaaaaaatttgtgcaaAGTAttgattaaaattaaaaaataaaagacatatTTCGACGCTAGGGTTCTTGGTAACCACCAAAAAAGGCCTTCCCATGTGGTCCAAAACTTGACACGTAACTAGGATCTAAAATCTATGTATAAGTAAACCAAAAAGGTCTAATGCTTGCATATCAAATTcaagctagctagctagctagctagagATCAAATGACATAAttgcttatcaaaaaaaaaaaacaatgacaaTTTTAATTTGGTAAGGATCAAATGACATACTAAAGCACAAAAATATGACAAATTCATTCCAGATCATGCCTTATTTATCATGTGGTGAAAATTAACACATCATCTTTCTACGTCGCACAATTGTGTAAGATATGATGTATCCTTTCAATCCTTTAGTTGTGAAAAGAACCCTctctcaatatatatatatataatttcacCAATTTTGGTCTGTGACTTCTTTAGCACAAAATAAGAAATGGTTTCTCTAATGTATAAATGGTTGAGAATTGACGTTCTCATCCTCCATGGTAAATTCATCAATCTGATTCTAAGTttggattttaattttaatttaattaaggaGTAGgcctatttattttttattcttgaaccGATAGTTCTGGGGTTGACTTCGTCCTCTCAAATTGTTtctcattattaaaaaaaaatgtaacaaaGATAAAATGCCAACTTGTTTTCTAACCTTATTAAAAATAACTCTTATTGGACCACCATAGCTTATGGGACTTTTTAAATTATAAACTTGTTTTTAAAAACTATTTTCAAATTTACACTAACTTTCTAAGTACATAATATCGCTCAAACTATGATCCCCAACCTACTCATACAACAtcaactctctctcttcaatttctcaatAGCGATTTCACCATTTCTGACCTGTGCTATATAAATTATTTTACCATAAATTAAGAAACGATTTCTCCAAGACATAAATGGTTCgaattgaaattttaatttaagaAGTAAGCCTATTTATTTCTGGTTCTTGAACCTGTGGTTCTAAAGTATACCCTTTTCTCTCAAACTATTTCTCATTATTTAGAAAGAAAATGTAACAAAGATAAAATATGAACTCCTTTTCTCACATTTAAAATTGTCCTATAAGGACCACCATATGCAGCTCATGGGACTATTTTTAAATCATAAACTAAATTTTAAAAGCCATTTTCCAATTTACCCTAACCTGTGGGCATCTTTCGCTTTCCTTCTAGAACTCACTGTTTTTGGTTCTATCTAGCTAGTGTTACAACTCTATCTCTTTGCTCTAGAATCGAAAGCAAAGAACACAAGGATCAAGACAAGAACATTCCAACTCATCAAGACCTAAAAGTTTATCTTTTTATCCATCCACGTGGCGCTTTCCACATGATTTTGATCTATCAATCAGCCCATCTTGCCAAAACGGGACCCACAAACATTGCTTGGCCTCCTTGTGGGCCCATTAGCCTTAAACCCTTATCGGCTTTTCCTCTCAAACCACCAGTCAAACACTTTGAGTGCaatcctttctctttctttttttctttctagataGTTTTCAACCCGTAATAGAAATTTACACCCCGGACCACAAGAGAAGCCCCATTTGTGACACTTGATTGAAACCCTAAGCAATTGTGTCTACTCAGCCAGCCGTCCAACCCTAGAGCTCCAAGTGGCAGTAGAAGATTGTGGCTAATCGATCGTGATCTGCTCTCTAACTGTTTGTATAAATACCCAACTGAGATGCCACCACCTCTTCATATCCTACCTCTCAAATAGCCAAAGAGAGACGCAGTCACGCAGATCATTCTTTTTGAGTTTTCGATAacggaaagaagaaaagatggagTTGATTCCAGGTCTACCCGAAGAAATTGGTCTTGAGTGCTTGACTCGGTTGCCGTACACGGCGCACCAAGTCGCCGTCCAAGTTTGCAGTCGATGGCGAGAGCTGCTCAAAAGCCCGGCATTTTACCAGCtgaggaaacaaactgggaatACCCACAAGGTGGCTTGCTTGGTTCAGTCTCTCCCTGCCATCAGCGACGGGCGGAAACCTGCTGGGCCGCCACCTTACGGGATAGCCGTGTTCGACCCGCTAAGTCGGAGTTGGGAGCGATTGGAAGCTATTCCAAGTTACCCAGATGGGCTGCCGCTATTCTGTCGAATATCGAGCGTGGAGGGGAAACTCGTTCTTATGGGTGGATGGGACCCGGCGAGTTGGGACCCTGTGAAGGACGTATTCGTCTATGATTTCACATCTCGGAAATGGAGAAAAGGCAAAGACATGCCTTCGAAGCGGTCTTTCTTTGCGGCAGGTGCGGTGGAAGGAAGGGTGTTTGTGGCGGGCGGCCATGACGAGAGCAAGAATGCGATGAAGTCGGCATGGGCGTACGATGTGAGACGAGACGAGTGGGAGGAGTTGTGTTCCATGAGCGAAGAACGAGACGAATGCGAAGGTGTGGTGGTGGGGAACGAGTTTTGGGTAGTGAGCGGGTATGGGACAGAGCATCAGGGGAGGTTTGTGAGGAGCGCAGAGGTTTTCGAACTCGGATTGAATCGGTGGCGCCTAGTGGAGGAGGCGTGGGTGGCGGATCGATGCCCCAGGGGGTGTGTTGATGTGGGCAAAGACGGGAAGTTGATTTGCTGGGCTGATGCGGATGCAGCAGTTGGAGCAGGGGCATGCGCAGTGGGACTGGGAGAGAGAACCCTTGTGGCCGGCTCGGCTCACCTTGATGCAACCCAAGGGGTCTTCTTGGTAGAGAATGGAGGGCAAAACAATAAATTTCAGAAGATTGATATACCCGATCAGTTTTCTGGATTTATTCACTCAGGTTGTTGTGTTGAGATTTAAGTCTCTAACCACACTT is a genomic window of Telopea speciosissima isolate NSW1024214 ecotype Mountain lineage unplaced genomic scaffold, Tspe_v1 Tspe_v1.0502, whole genome shotgun sequence containing:
- the LOC122648137 gene encoding F-box/kelch-repeat protein At2g44130-like, giving the protein MELIPGLPEEIGLECLTRLPYTAHQVAVQVCSRWRELLKSPAFYQLRKQTGNTHKVACLVQSLPAISDGRKPAGPPPYGIAVFDPLSRSWERLEAIPSYPDGLPLFCRISSVEGKLVLMGGWDPASWDPVKDVFVYDFTSRKWRKGKDMPSKRSFFAAGAVEGRVFVAGGHDESKNAMKSAWAYDVRRDEWEELCSMSEERDECEGVVVGNEFWVVSGYGTEHQGRFVRSAEVFELGLNRWRLVEEAWVADRCPRGCVDVGKDGKLICWADADAAVGAGACAVGLGERTLVAGSAHLDATQGVFLVENGGQNNKFQKIDIPDQFSGFIHSGCCVEI